A genomic segment from Symbiobacterium terraclitae encodes:
- the lepB gene encoding signal peptidase I produces the protein MQPPQEGVVPARKGPLREILETVAVAVLIALLVRTFGVQLYRVDGDSMLPTLHHGDRLLVNKLVYRFRAPVPGEVVVLRDPAGTGRHLVKRVIAVAGEEVAVHGDVVLVNGRPLEEPYTNPGSPGNYDAGPLTIPEGYVWVMGDNRGASLDSRLLGPIAVERVEGRAIALFWPPGRVGEHGPLASAREYE, from the coding sequence ATGCAGCCACCGCAGGAGGGGGTGGTCCCGGCCCGGAAGGGCCCCCTCAGGGAGATCCTCGAGACCGTGGCCGTGGCGGTGCTGATCGCCCTGCTGGTGCGCACCTTCGGCGTGCAGCTCTACCGGGTGGACGGCGACTCGATGCTGCCGACGCTGCACCACGGCGACCGGCTCCTGGTCAACAAGCTGGTCTACCGGTTCCGCGCGCCGGTCCCCGGCGAGGTGGTGGTGCTGCGGGATCCGGCCGGCACCGGGCGCCACCTGGTGAAGCGGGTGATCGCGGTGGCCGGCGAGGAGGTGGCCGTGCACGGCGACGTGGTGCTGGTCAACGGCCGCCCGCTGGAGGAGCCTTACACCAACCCCGGCAGCCCCGGGAACTATGACGCGGGCCCCCTGACCATCCCCGAGGGCTACGTGTGGGTGATGGGGGACAACCGCGGCGCATCGCTGGACTCGCGCCTGCTGGGACCGATCGCGGTCGAGCGGGTGGAGGGCCGGGCGATCGCGCTCTTCTGGCCGCCCGGGCGGGTGGGCGAGCACGGCCCGCTGGCGTCGGCGCGCGAGTACGAGTAG
- a CDS encoding HD domain-containing protein: MAVVTFEQVRRDPEVHAYIVKANEMLSAIGFTEHGLRHVGLVAQRAMGLMAELERPERMRELAGIAALLHDIGNIVNRHDHGQTSALLAHSILSRMGMPPDEIAIVMSAIGNHEEEVGNPVHDVSAALILADKSDVHRTRVYNRDVATFDIHDRVNYAVTSSELHAFHDQKVIRLSLVVDTSIIAIMEYFEIFLTRMIMCRRAAELLGCRFELVINENRLL; this comes from the coding sequence TTGGCAGTCGTAACCTTTGAGCAGGTCAGGCGGGATCCCGAGGTGCATGCCTACATCGTGAAGGCCAACGAGATGCTGTCGGCCATCGGCTTCACCGAGCACGGCCTCAGGCACGTGGGGCTGGTGGCGCAGCGGGCCATGGGGCTGATGGCCGAGCTGGAGCGTCCCGAGCGCATGCGGGAGCTGGCGGGGATCGCGGCGCTGCTGCACGACATCGGCAACATCGTCAACCGCCACGATCACGGGCAGACCAGCGCCCTGCTGGCGCACAGCATCCTGAGCCGGATGGGCATGCCACCGGACGAGATCGCCATCGTCATGTCGGCCATCGGCAACCACGAGGAGGAGGTGGGCAACCCGGTCCACGACGTCTCCGCGGCGCTCATCCTCGCGGACAAGTCCGACGTGCACCGCACACGGGTCTACAACCGGGATGTGGCCACCTTCGACATCCACGACCGGGTGAACTACGCGGTGACCAGCAGCGAGCTGCACGCCTTCCACGACCAGAAGGTGATCCGGCTCAGCCTGGTCGTGGACACGTCGATCATCGCGATCATGGAGTACTTCGAGATTTTCCTCACCCGGATGATCATGTGCCGCCGGGCCGCAGAACTCCTGGGCTGCCGGTTCGAGCTGGTCATCAACGAGAATCGCCTGCTGTAG
- the secD gene encoding protein translocase subunit SecD: protein MKGGWNALVLALIVVLVGGTIGFYLSPAPDTGSARIMKHMKLGLDLKGGAHIVLEGVDSELGAVTPEKVQAAKAVIENRINALGVSEPLVQVDGKNRIIVEIAGAADIDEARETIGKTAALRFLDPEGNEVLTGKDVEKAGVAQNPTGAGFIVTLKLKGEGPQKFYEATSKWVGQPIYIMLDEDLISWPVVNEPIPGGEATITGNFTVEEASQLATLINGGALPIKLVEVEARMVSATLGADSIAKSLRAGAIGMIGVLLFMMLLYRIPGFLADVALGVYAILNMIVLLAIGNVFTLPGIAGVLLGIGMAVDGNVIIFERIKEELRKGKGLRSGIDAGFHRAYVTVLDSQVTTAIAAAILWYLGTGPVRGFAVTLFVGTVLSMFTAVTFSRWLIKLAVNTGWFNKRTLFGVKEVAE from the coding sequence ATGAAGGGCGGCTGGAACGCACTGGTTCTGGCCTTGATCGTGGTGCTCGTCGGCGGCACCATCGGGTTCTATCTGTCTCCGGCCCCGGATACGGGCTCTGCTCGGATCATGAAGCACATGAAGCTGGGCCTCGACCTGAAGGGCGGCGCGCACATCGTGCTCGAGGGCGTCGACTCGGAACTGGGCGCGGTCACCCCCGAGAAGGTGCAGGCCGCCAAGGCGGTCATTGAGAACCGCATCAACGCCCTCGGCGTCTCCGAGCCGCTGGTGCAGGTGGACGGCAAGAACCGGATCATCGTCGAGATCGCCGGCGCGGCGGATATCGACGAGGCCCGGGAGACCATCGGCAAGACCGCGGCGCTCCGGTTCCTGGACCCGGAGGGGAACGAGGTGCTGACCGGCAAGGACGTCGAGAAGGCGGGCGTGGCCCAGAACCCCACCGGGGCCGGCTTTATCGTGACGCTCAAGCTCAAGGGCGAAGGGCCGCAGAAGTTCTATGAGGCCACCTCCAAGTGGGTCGGCCAGCCGATCTACATCATGCTGGACGAGGACCTGATCTCCTGGCCGGTGGTCAACGAGCCGATTCCGGGCGGCGAGGCCACCATCACCGGCAACTTCACCGTCGAGGAGGCCAGCCAGCTGGCGACCCTGATCAACGGCGGCGCACTGCCCATCAAGCTGGTGGAGGTCGAGGCCCGGATGGTCAGCGCCACCCTGGGCGCCGACTCCATCGCCAAGTCGCTCCGGGCGGGCGCGATCGGCATGATCGGCGTGCTGCTGTTCATGATGCTGCTCTACCGCATCCCGGGCTTCCTGGCGGACGTCGCGCTGGGCGTCTACGCCATCCTCAACATGATCGTGCTGCTGGCCATCGGCAACGTCTTCACCCTGCCCGGCATCGCCGGCGTGCTGCTGGGCATCGGCATGGCGGTGGACGGCAACGTCATCATCTTCGAGCGCATCAAGGAGGAGCTGCGCAAGGGCAAGGGGCTCCGCTCCGGCATCGACGCCGGCTTCCACCGGGCGTACGTGACGGTGCTGGACTCCCAGGTGACCACCGCCATCGCCGCGGCGATCCTCTGGTACCTGGGCACCGGTCCGGTGCGGGGCTTCGCCGTGACGCTCTTCGTCGGCACCGTGCTCTCGATGTTCACGGCGGTCACCTTCTCCCGCTGGCTGATCAAGCTGGCTGTGAACACCGGCTGGTTCAACAAGCGCACGCTGTTCGGCGTGAAGGAGGTGGCCGAGTAA
- the secF gene encoding protein translocase subunit SecF encodes MGFLTRIRYMRYAKHYLIFALVTVLISLGSLVTLGLNRGIDFSGGLLLDIQFEKTVSTEQVRTVIMQATGIDAQIQQVEVRGAENPEATEFLVRTPELTDDQKDSLFKNLLHLGSYEVISEDAVSATVSSELTQKALLAIGIALVLQVIYISIRFQFRMGVTAVLALVHDVIITAGVLSLLQVEINSNFVAAALTVLGYSMNDTVVVMDRLRENLHNRQKGESFEEMATRSIQEVITRSIYTGVSVILMLVAMIVLGGSTILDFALTLLVGTLAGTYSSIVVAAALWYLWERNHDGRHPGPAKAKPAKA; translated from the coding sequence ATGGGCTTCCTTACCCGGATCCGCTACATGCGGTACGCGAAGCACTACCTGATCTTCGCGCTGGTCACCGTCCTGATCTCCCTCGGCTCCCTGGTCACCCTGGGGCTCAACCGGGGCATCGACTTCTCCGGCGGCCTGCTGCTGGACATCCAGTTCGAGAAGACCGTGAGCACCGAGCAGGTGCGCACCGTCATCATGCAGGCGACCGGCATCGACGCGCAGATCCAGCAGGTGGAGGTCCGGGGCGCGGAGAACCCCGAGGCCACCGAGTTCCTGGTGCGCACCCCCGAGCTGACTGACGATCAGAAGGACAGCCTGTTCAAGAACCTGCTCCACCTGGGCAGCTATGAGGTCATCAGCGAGGACGCGGTCTCGGCCACGGTCTCCTCGGAGCTGACGCAGAAGGCGCTGCTGGCCATCGGCATCGCCCTGGTGCTGCAGGTGATCTACATCAGCATCCGCTTCCAGTTCCGGATGGGCGTCACGGCCGTGCTCGCCCTGGTGCATGACGTGATCATCACCGCCGGCGTGCTCTCGCTGCTCCAGGTGGAGATCAACTCCAACTTCGTGGCGGCGGCGCTCACCGTACTCGGTTACTCGATGAACGACACCGTCGTGGTGATGGACCGCCTGCGGGAGAACCTGCACAACCGGCAGAAGGGCGAGTCCTTCGAGGAGATGGCCACCCGGTCGATCCAGGAGGTCATCACCCGCTCGATCTACACCGGTGTGTCGGTGATCCTGATGCTCGTGGCGATGATCGTCCTGGGCGGCTCGACCATCCTCGACTTCGCCCTGACGCTGCTGGTGGGCACCCTCGCCGGCACCTACTCCTCGATCGTCGTCGCGGCCGCGCTCTGGTACCTGTGGGAGCGCAACCACGACGGCCGGCACCCCGGCCCGGCCAAGGCCAAGCCGGCGAAGGCGTAG
- a CDS encoding NUDIX hydrolase produces the protein MYEIRPVTVTVRGKEFVRDVVQHPGSVCILGLTTEDKIILVRQHRPGMGRTSLELPGGRIRPGEAPADAARREMEAETGYRPKNPELIARFFPAPGYSSEEVYCFVSEQLVPGKMSYDESEELSVEFLSYAEAIEAIRTGQISDARSIIALLRWGDLLFGGLGPAERGGA, from the coding sequence ATGTACGAGATTCGTCCGGTTACGGTGACGGTGCGGGGCAAGGAGTTCGTCCGGGATGTGGTGCAGCACCCGGGGTCGGTCTGTATCCTGGGGCTGACCACGGAAGACAAGATCATCCTCGTGCGGCAGCACCGGCCCGGCATGGGCCGGACCAGCCTCGAGCTGCCGGGCGGACGCATCCGCCCGGGGGAAGCGCCTGCGGACGCCGCCCGGCGGGAGATGGAGGCGGAGACCGGGTACCGGCCGAAGAACCCGGAGCTGATCGCGCGCTTCTTCCCCGCCCCCGGTTACTCCTCGGAGGAGGTCTACTGCTTCGTCAGCGAGCAGCTGGTCCCCGGCAAGATGAGCTACGACGAGTCGGAGGAGCTGTCGGTGGAGTTCCTGAGCTACGCCGAGGCGATCGAGGCGATCCGGACGGGCCAGATCAGCGACGCCCGCTCGATCATCGCGCTGCTGCGCTGGGGCGACCTGCTCTTCGGCGGGCTGGGACCGGCGGAGCGCGGCGGGGCATGA
- a CDS encoding magnesium chelatase, which produces MESVLGLVRHPGNDGLFQAVEMSILSTLAGRPLHIHAEGLRGTGKTTIMRRVRRILPRIRRIRGCLYNCDPAAPHCPEHRGLSPAEVAALGEERVPMPFLEISHAAKIGTVVGSIDLSRLVRATEPEAALLPGTIPQAHRGIIFVDEINRLAETSPELADVLLDVMGTKPGRVQIEETGLPPVELPVLVSVWAASNPDEDPGPLEEIRRQLSDRFDLAIYTDRPGDPGVVEQILAAMESPGPALPGIAETQAELWRTRVSLRLAELRKVQVPPALRREVAALYSKFELESLRAVQAIQTCLQLAACLDNRKEAQHADLLRVAPMALRHRVDPETLRRITSHLAAGPEPAEVPAPVDVQSRTWTRSQSQSQGVSFGGVLAESRPAPAGRAPEEAVSSGAELAEGIAGRAAAGSGTTEERSASAAASARAAGAGAHAGAGRHVGGGRLADGASWLRRALSHLGFSRALPDPAQLPPQAPPLRARPITALRAEEWVRTEEELGRL; this is translated from the coding sequence ATGGAATCTGTCCTCGGCCTGGTGCGGCATCCCGGCAACGACGGGCTCTTCCAGGCTGTAGAAATGTCCATTCTCTCGACCCTGGCCGGCCGGCCGCTGCACATCCACGCGGAGGGGCTCCGGGGCACCGGGAAGACGACCATCATGCGGCGGGTGCGGCGGATCCTGCCGCGCATCCGGCGGATCCGGGGCTGCCTGTACAACTGCGACCCGGCAGCGCCGCACTGCCCCGAGCACCGGGGGCTCAGCCCGGCGGAGGTCGCCGCGCTGGGCGAGGAGCGGGTGCCCATGCCCTTCCTGGAGATCTCGCACGCCGCCAAGATCGGCACCGTGGTGGGCTCCATCGACCTCAGCAGGCTCGTGCGGGCCACCGAGCCCGAGGCGGCGCTGCTGCCCGGCACGATCCCCCAGGCCCACCGGGGCATCATCTTCGTGGACGAGATCAACCGGCTGGCGGAGACCTCGCCCGAGCTGGCCGACGTGCTGCTGGACGTGATGGGCACCAAGCCCGGCCGCGTCCAGATCGAGGAGACGGGCCTGCCCCCGGTGGAGCTGCCGGTGCTGGTGTCGGTCTGGGCGGCCTCGAACCCGGACGAGGACCCCGGCCCGCTGGAGGAGATCCGGCGGCAGCTGAGCGACCGCTTCGACCTCGCCATCTACACCGACCGGCCCGGCGACCCGGGAGTGGTCGAGCAGATCCTGGCCGCCATGGAGTCGCCCGGCCCGGCCCTGCCGGGCATCGCCGAGACGCAGGCGGAGCTCTGGCGCACCCGGGTGTCCCTGCGCCTGGCCGAGCTGCGCAAGGTGCAGGTCCCGCCGGCCCTGCGCAGGGAGGTCGCCGCCCTGTACAGCAAGTTCGAGCTGGAGTCGCTCCGGGCGGTGCAGGCCATCCAGACCTGCCTGCAGCTGGCTGCCTGCCTGGACAACCGCAAGGAGGCGCAGCACGCCGACCTGCTGCGGGTGGCGCCGATGGCCCTGCGCCACCGCGTCGATCCCGAGACTCTCAGACGCATCACCAGCCACCTGGCGGCCGGCCCGGAGCCCGCCGAGGTGCCGGCGCCCGTGGACGTGCAGTCCCGGACCTGGACCCGGTCCCAGTCCCAGTCCCAGGGCGTCTCGTTCGGCGGGGTGCTGGCGGAGTCCCGGCCAGCGCCCGCCGGGCGGGCTCCGGAGGAGGCAGTGTCATCCGGGGCGGAGCTGGCCGAGGGGATCGCCGGGCGGGCCGCGGCGGGGTCAGGGACGACCGAAGAGCGCAGCGCCAGTGCGGCGGCCTCTGCACGGGCCGCAGGTGCAGGGGCTCACGCGGGTGCTGGACGACATGTCGGCGGCGGCCGGCTCGCCGACGGTGCGTCCTGGTTGCGCCGGGCGCTGTCGCACCTGGGCTTCAGCCGGGCGCTGCCCGACCCGGCGCAGCTGCCGCCGCAGGCGCCGCCCCTGCGGGCCAGGCCGATCACGGCGCTGCGCGCCGAGGAGTGGGTCCGCACCGAAGAGGAGCTGGGACGCCTGTGA
- a CDS encoding VWA domain-containing protein codes for MTGAGSRQALAWDEKLRRALAAGRGVRLGEAAVVSRRLHVVEYHDPGRVVILSDVDFGRAAYGLAEPGLVVHIDVFHDVANVDHRAVAAAVRRALEGLPAPRGARPGAQLMDYVDLGTATGGGRITSGLDRMVNPSAMAAHRNHVHLAVLLPDEHLALAWRIVAAVEGAILAQGVELRCIERLAHRRGGVRSGDNSDLSRYYGDNLDSYIGRAAGALGRLRPAGHPDGASLTGYGAGSRARGGAPPDSRTAVSGQGAQPTADGAPPTLPGGGAEPAPAGSGAESTPAGHRAEPAPAGHRVEPASSGHGAVPTRAGPWVEPSPAGLGAQPAPDGPTEQPISGPCGDGLAPRGPQAGRVPVAPEARRGATLRQAHAGAGGEEQLVARPAPERDWTASWVSGEAGWRSATQSGHPARDGHDVQRALEHAAYRTLTDEAQRALEHEASRTLEHEASRTLEHEAYRERATQEAQRMLAALDLSRRIGSPDELKRVLEDLAREQGWAALYSGGGNQAPFVLRQLEEAGLVRREVRGMRLTPEGRELLAFLRSHLRDVKLRFRKLIRRIPGRGLSRLNARRPGRGAPSPDVRYGQVRGTAPAQPGAWLNDVAVPETVTAAIRRTYLERIAAGASAGTGPARLRLDRRDIHVNLRASEHPLHICLLIDASASMAGRRIMAAKHLARHLLVSTRDRIAVIAFQERDVRVYVPFTRDYGVVEEGLSRIQPLGLTPLAHGLSRSMELINSSRVRRPLLLLITDGIPTVPKWSADPLADALEAARHLRAGRIPFGCIGLQPSRRYLEQLTREAGGTLHVVEELSEESLITIAHRERLKLAPRVR; via the coding sequence GTGACCGGCGCCGGGAGCAGGCAGGCCCTCGCCTGGGACGAGAAACTCCGGCGCGCCCTGGCCGCCGGGCGAGGGGTCCGGCTGGGAGAGGCCGCGGTGGTGAGCCGCCGCCTGCACGTGGTGGAGTATCACGACCCGGGCCGGGTGGTGATCCTCAGCGACGTCGACTTCGGCCGGGCTGCTTACGGCCTGGCCGAGCCGGGGCTGGTCGTCCACATCGACGTCTTCCACGACGTGGCGAACGTGGACCACCGGGCCGTGGCTGCGGCCGTGCGCAGGGCGCTGGAGGGGCTCCCGGCACCCAGGGGTGCGAGGCCCGGCGCCCAGCTGATGGATTACGTCGACCTCGGCACGGCGACCGGCGGCGGGCGCATCACCAGCGGACTGGACCGCATGGTCAACCCTTCCGCGATGGCAGCGCACCGGAACCACGTCCACCTGGCGGTGCTCCTGCCGGACGAGCACCTGGCCCTCGCCTGGCGGATCGTCGCCGCCGTGGAGGGGGCGATCCTGGCCCAGGGCGTGGAACTCAGGTGCATCGAGCGCCTGGCGCACAGGCGCGGCGGCGTGCGGTCCGGCGACAACTCGGACCTGAGCCGCTACTACGGCGACAACCTCGACTCCTACATCGGCCGGGCCGCCGGCGCCCTCGGACGGCTCAGGCCCGCCGGCCATCCGGACGGGGCGTCGCTCACCGGGTACGGCGCCGGGTCCCGGGCCCGCGGCGGTGCCCCGCCGGATTCCCGGACTGCGGTTTCGGGGCAGGGAGCGCAACCGACCGCGGACGGGGCGCCGCCGACGCTGCCCGGAGGTGGTGCGGAACCGGCGCCGGCCGGAAGCGGGGCGGAATCGACGCCGGCCGGTCACAGGGCGGAACCGGCGCCGGCCGGCCACAGAGTGGAACCAGCGTCGTCCGGACACGGGGCGGTGCCGACGCGGGCCGGACCCTGGGTGGAACCATCGCCGGCCGGGCTCGGCGCGCAGCCGGCGCCCGACGGGCCTACCGAGCAGCCGATCTCCGGCCCGTGCGGGGACGGGCTGGCGCCACGCGGGCCCCAGGCGGGGCGAGTTCCGGTCGCGCCGGAAGCGCGGCGGGGAGCGACCCTGCGGCAGGCGCATGCCGGGGCGGGCGGAGAGGAGCAACTGGTGGCGCGGCCAGCCCCTGAGCGGGACTGGACAGCGTCGTGGGTCTCCGGCGAGGCGGGATGGCGCTCGGCGACGCAGTCTGGGCACCCGGCGCGGGACGGCCACGACGTGCAGCGGGCGCTGGAGCACGCTGCGTACCGGACGCTGACCGACGAGGCGCAGCGGGCGCTGGAGCACGAGGCGTCCCGGACGCTGGAGCACGAGGCGTCCCGGACGCTGGAGCACGAGGCGTACCGGGAGCGCGCTACGCAGGAGGCGCAGCGCATGCTGGCGGCGCTGGACCTCTCCCGCCGGATTGGCTCGCCGGACGAGTTGAAGCGCGTCCTCGAGGACCTGGCGCGGGAGCAGGGATGGGCGGCGCTTTACTCGGGCGGCGGGAACCAGGCGCCGTTCGTGCTGCGGCAGCTGGAGGAGGCGGGGCTGGTCCGGCGGGAGGTCAGGGGCATGCGGCTGACGCCGGAGGGCAGGGAACTGCTGGCCTTCCTGCGCAGCCACCTGCGGGACGTGAAGCTGCGCTTCCGGAAGCTGATCCGCCGCATCCCGGGGCGCGGGCTCTCCCGCCTGAACGCCCGGCGGCCCGGGCGGGGTGCGCCCTCCCCCGACGTGCGCTACGGACAGGTGCGGGGGACTGCCCCGGCGCAGCCCGGCGCCTGGCTGAACGACGTGGCGGTGCCCGAGACCGTCACGGCCGCGATCCGCCGCACGTACCTGGAGCGCATTGCGGCGGGGGCCTCCGCCGGTACCGGGCCCGCTCGGCTGCGACTGGACCGCAGGGACATCCACGTGAACCTGCGGGCGTCCGAGCACCCGCTGCACATCTGCCTGCTCATCGACGCCAGCGCGTCCATGGCCGGACGGCGCATCATGGCCGCCAAGCACCTGGCCCGGCACCTGCTGGTCTCCACCCGCGACCGCATCGCCGTCATCGCCTTCCAGGAGCGGGACGTGCGGGTCTACGTGCCCTTCACCCGCGACTACGGCGTCGTCGAGGAGGGCCTCTCCCGCATCCAGCCGCTGGGCCTCACGCCGCTGGCCCACGGCCTCAGCCGGTCGATGGAGCTGATCAACAGCTCACGGGTGCGGCGGCCGCTGCTCCTGCTGATCACCGACGGCATCCCCACCGTGCCCAAGTGGTCCGCCGACCCGCTGGCCGACGCCCTCGAGGCCGCCAGGCACCTGCGGGCCGGCCGGATCCCGTTCGGCTGCATCGGCCTTCAGCCCTCGCGCCGCTACCTGGAGCAGCTGACGCGCGAGGCCGGCGGAACGCTGCACGTGGTCGAAGAGCTCTCCGAGGAGTCGCTGATCACCATCGCACACCGCGAGCGGCTGAAGCTCGCACCGCGGGTCCGATGA
- the recJ gene encoding single-stranded-DNA-specific exonuclease RecJ, giving the protein MARPYRPKRWRPELADPAGCYLLSRALSISPVTAQVLVNRGLRTPEQAREFLAAGRSQILDPFRLKGMREAVALIRARLAAGGPILIYGDYDADGVTATATMVTALRALGAQVEYYIPDRFTEGYGLNADALRALRSRGHDFVVTVDTGVSAVAEAELARELGMTLVVTDHHEPGPVLPDVPALVNPRRPDCTYPFKGLAGAGVAFKLALALEAPNVWDLLDIVTLGTVADLMPLVGENRAIVREGLSRLGATHRPGLRALMEVAGVRSPVTAGHVGFALAPRINALGRMRVATEAVELLLTEDPVRAQELARRLDAENRARQETEAAILEEALAQAAALPPEEREWALVLAGEGWHHGVVGICASRVLEVYHRPTILLSIDGDEARGSARSIPGFHIQRALLQMSDLFTKFGGHAAAAGMSLRSAALVGELRRRLNRLAAEWLRPEDLVPEQRVDAFVPLEEVDERLVQELMALEPYGIGNPAPVLATDGVWVADGRPIGREQQHLKLMLSGEGSGPGSAPVEAVGWNMAAVMPQRGQRLAVAYQPELNTYMGRTRVQLMLKDLKAAPGASPLRLTEDHCLAWDPLAGATGAGEAVRRPSQVIDARNGRLSGVLAAMASPGSEVAVSGERAAPAPPGSDAVASGELATVASPGSEAAAAGDVDDPVLAYLSALCRPAEARVLVLTSSPWTAMALADRAERELPDLRRGLSLWLPGEPEPPGGRLVVAAHGQVPRGPYSDVVLYHPPYAPASYPAERLHLLWREEDWALAEETLGWPYPDRDVLVHLYRLLRSGDATPAGLARRLGEIPGPWNRLRFESGMAVFAEIGLVSGDGRLLAPADGVRFDLESSRRYRRGQTARTTLAVQRTEGWPQAVRAI; this is encoded by the coding sequence ATGGCACGACCCTACCGACCGAAGCGATGGCGGCCGGAACTGGCTGACCCTGCCGGCTGTTACCTCCTCTCGCGGGCGCTCTCCATATCGCCGGTCACCGCGCAGGTGCTGGTCAACCGGGGGCTGCGCACGCCGGAGCAGGCCCGGGAGTTCCTGGCGGCCGGCCGGAGCCAGATCCTCGACCCCTTCCGCCTCAAGGGCATGCGGGAGGCCGTGGCCCTGATCCGGGCGCGCCTCGCCGCGGGCGGGCCGATCCTGATCTACGGCGACTACGACGCCGACGGGGTCACCGCCACGGCCACAATGGTCACCGCCCTGCGCGCGCTGGGCGCGCAGGTGGAGTACTACATTCCTGACCGGTTCACCGAGGGATACGGGCTGAACGCCGATGCGCTGCGGGCGCTGCGCAGCCGGGGCCACGACTTCGTGGTCACGGTCGACACGGGGGTCTCCGCCGTCGCCGAGGCCGAGCTGGCCCGGGAGCTGGGCATGACGCTGGTGGTGACCGACCACCACGAGCCCGGCCCCGTGCTGCCGGACGTGCCGGCGCTGGTCAACCCCCGGCGGCCCGACTGCACGTACCCGTTCAAGGGGCTCGCCGGGGCGGGGGTGGCCTTCAAGCTGGCCCTCGCCCTGGAGGCGCCCAACGTCTGGGACCTGCTGGACATCGTCACGCTGGGCACGGTCGCCGACCTGATGCCCCTGGTGGGCGAGAACCGGGCCATCGTGCGGGAGGGTCTCTCCCGCCTGGGCGCCACCCACCGGCCGGGCCTCAGGGCCCTGATGGAGGTGGCGGGCGTCAGGTCGCCGGTCACCGCCGGGCACGTGGGCTTCGCCCTTGCGCCCCGCATCAACGCCCTGGGGCGCATGCGCGTGGCCACGGAGGCCGTCGAGCTCCTGCTGACCGAGGATCCGGTCCGGGCGCAGGAGCTGGCCCGCCGGCTGGACGCCGAGAACCGGGCCCGCCAGGAAACCGAGGCCGCGATCCTCGAGGAGGCCCTGGCGCAGGCGGCCGCCCTGCCGCCGGAGGAGCGGGAGTGGGCCCTGGTGCTGGCCGGGGAGGGCTGGCACCACGGCGTGGTGGGCATCTGCGCCTCGCGGGTACTGGAGGTCTACCACCGGCCGACGATCCTGCTCTCGATCGACGGCGACGAGGCGCGGGGCTCCGCCCGGTCGATCCCCGGGTTCCACATCCAGCGGGCCCTGCTGCAGATGTCCGACCTGTTCACGAAGTTCGGCGGGCACGCCGCGGCGGCGGGGATGTCGCTGCGCAGCGCCGCCCTGGTGGGGGAACTGCGCCGGCGCCTGAACCGGCTGGCGGCGGAGTGGCTGCGCCCGGAGGACCTGGTGCCCGAGCAGCGGGTGGACGCCTTCGTGCCCCTGGAGGAGGTGGACGAGCGCCTGGTCCAGGAGCTCATGGCCCTGGAGCCCTACGGCATCGGCAACCCGGCGCCCGTCCTGGCCACGGACGGCGTGTGGGTGGCCGACGGCCGCCCGATCGGGCGGGAGCAGCAGCACCTGAAGCTGATGCTCAGCGGCGAGGGCAGCGGCCCGGGGAGCGCACCGGTGGAGGCTGTGGGCTGGAACATGGCGGCGGTGATGCCCCAGCGGGGGCAGCGCCTGGCCGTGGCGTACCAGCCGGAGCTCAACACCTACATGGGCCGCACCCGTGTCCAGCTGATGCTGAAGGACCTGAAGGCGGCCCCGGGTGCCAGCCCGCTCCGGCTGACCGAGGACCACTGCCTGGCCTGGGACCCGCTGGCGGGAGCAACCGGGGCCGGCGAGGCCGTACGGCGCCCGTCACAGGTGATCGACGCCCGGAACGGGCGGTTGAGCGGCGTGTTGGCGGCGATGGCGTCACCGGGCTCGGAGGTGGCCGTGAGCGGTGAGCGGGCCGCGCCTGCGCCTCCCGGCTCGGATGCGGTTGCGAGCGGCGAGCTGGCCACCGTGGCGTCGCCCGGCTCGGAGGCGGCTGCGGCCGGCGACGTCGACGATCCCGTGCTCGCCTACCTGTCTGCCCTCTGCCGCCCGGCCGAGGCCCGCGTGCTGGTGCTCACGTCCAGCCCGTGGACGGCGATGGCCCTGGCCGACCGGGCGGAACGGGAGCTGCCCGACCTGCGCCGGGGCCTGTCCCTCTGGCTGCCGGGCGAGCCCGAGCCGCCCGGGGGCCGGCTGGTGGTCGCGGCCCACGGCCAGGTCCCGCGGGGGCCGTACAGCGACGTGGTGCTCTACCACCCGCCCTACGCACCGGCATCCTACCCTGCCGAGCGGCTCCACCTGCTCTGGCGGGAGGAGGACTGGGCGCTGGCCGAGGAGACCCTGGGCTGGCCCTATCCGGACCGGGACGTCCTGGTGCACCTGTACCGGCTGCTCCGCAGCGGTGACGCCACACCCGCCGGGCTGGCCCGCCGCCTGGGGGAGATCCCCGGCCCGTGGAACCGGCTGCGGTTCGAGAGCGGGATGGCGGTCTTCGCCGAGATCGGTCTCGTGAGCGGCGACGGCCGGCTGCTGGCGCCGGCCGACGGGGTTCGGTTTGATCTTGAGTCCAGCCGGCGGTATCGACGGGGCCAGACGGCGCGCACGACGCTGGCCGTGCAGCGCACGGAAGGTTGGCCACAGGCGGTTCGAGCAATATAA